From the genome of uncultured Bacteroides sp.:
CCACTCTTTTCCACAAAGAGGTTGAGTAAAGGCACCTTTACTTGCAACATAAGATTGCTGACCACCAAATAATAAACAAGCAACCTCAGCATAATATCCATTGAACTTTTCTGTAGCCAAGTTACCCATTCTGTGAGTCTGGTTCAGGATATATTCACTTTGGAAACGAACACCGTGAGAAAAAGCTGCAAGTTCAGTGCCTAGCAACCAGTCATGGTTTACAGAAGTAATATCTTTAGTATCCATAAACTTAATCTTGTCAATACCAGAAAGAGAAGCTGTGCTATATCTAACAGTATTTACCTTTCCTGAACCCACATCTGTTTTTGGAGTACGATAAGAAGCAGCAACTCCTAAATGGAATCCCTTATCTTTAGTCTTAGAAAGAGGCATCCAGATAGTACGGAATGTATAAGATACACCTTCGTCCTGTCCAGCTTTAAGGTTCGCATCAACATAATCTTTTTCAGTGCTGCCATTTATCTTCTGGAAGTGAACGCCAGCTTGTCCAAGGAATTGTCCTTTTTGATAAGCGCCCTGCAAACCAATATGATATTCAGGTGAAAAGGCTGAAACTACATTAGGATGTTCAATGAAAAGGAAATCTCCTGAGGAAGTCATTGTAAGCATAGAAAAACCTTCCTGGAAGTTACCCAAACGGAAATTCAATCCATTCAGGAAATCGTACTTAATAAAACAATCCTTCAAAGTAAAAGCTCCTCCGGCAAGATCCATTTCCACTTTACCGGAAAGATTTTTTCCGAAAGAAGCATTTGTGTTAAGTCTTACACGACGAAAGCCTACCCCGTTAGCCAGTGGCTGATAATCTCCTCCATAGTAAGCAGCACCATCCATCTGGATACGTCCACCGAAAGATACTTTTAAATCACTTTGAGATAAATTGAACAAAGGAGTTACATTCTTGTTCTCTGAAGCTGAACCCGGTTCTCCTGCAAACGCAAAAACTGATACCGATAATAAACCCAAAAGAGGGAGCAATGTTAGTTTTTTCATAACTAAATAATTGTAATATAATGTTTATTGCTGCCTTGGGAAGAAAATAAAGAAGCGGAAAAGGTTCTCCTCTTCCGCTTGAATTTTATGCAAATAAAGAAGAACTAAGCAACAGGAGTAAACACAAAATAATTAGTGCAACAACTACAATCTGAAATACTCTTTTAGCCTGAAGCTCTTCCTTTTTAGCGTTTATAGCCTTCTTATTCTTTCCCATGGCATTTAAATTATTAGGTTTAACATGTTCCCTTGCGTGTTTCCTCCAAAATTAAAAATAAAATATCATATTGCAAGCAATCTTTATTTAAAAAATAATTTCTATCAGAAAACAAATATTTACAAGAGTACATCGCCATTTCTTAATAACAGATTATTCTTCCGATTCACTGGCAAATTCCATCAGATATGCTTTGATAAAGCCATCTATTTTGCCATCCATCACTCCTCCTACATCCGAAGTCTGGAAGTTTGTGCGGTGATCCTTCACCCGGCGGTCATCAAATACATAACTACGAATCTGTGATCCCCATTCTATCTTCTTCTTTCCGGCTTCAACTTTAGCCTGTAAAGCCATCTTCTTCTGAAGAGCAATGTCATACAACTGTGAACGAAGCAATCTCATTGCATTCTCACGGTTATCCAGCTGAGAACGACTTTCCGTATTTTCAATCAGGATTTCACGTGTTTCACCTGTATCCGGATCTTTGTAGTTATAGCGGATACGAACACCCGTTTCAACCTTATTTACGTTCTGTCCACCGGCACCACCCGAACGGAATGTGTCCCAGGTATAATCAGCCGGATTAATTTCTATTTCGATGGAATCATCAACTAAAGGCGTAACAAAGACCGAAGCAAATGAAGTCATTCGTTTTCCCTGGGCATTGAAAGGCGATACACGCACCAGTCGGTGAACACCATTTTCTCCCTTCAGATATCCATAAGCATAATCACCTTCCACCTGCATGGTAACCGTTTTTATTCCGGCTTCATCCCCATCAAGAATGTTATTGATAGTCAGTTTATAGTTATTTGCTTCTGCCCACCGCATATACATACGCATCAGCATAGAAGCCCAGTCCTGACTTTCCGTACCACCAGCACCCGAGTTAATCTTTAAAACGCATCCCAGCTGATCAGCTTCTTCACGAAGCATATTTTTAAGCTCGAGATTTTCAAGCATTTCCACAGCTTTGGCATAATTTTCATCAACTTCAGCTTCAGTAACCAGTTCGTCTTTGTAAAAGTCAAAAGCCAGTTCCAACTCGTCAGCCAGAGTTTTCATTTCATTGTATCCCTCAATCCATCCCTGGATTCCTTTTACTTTCTTCATTTGAGCCTCGGCTGCTTTTGCATCATCCCAGAATCCGGGAGCCTGAGTTCTCAATTGCTCTTCTTCGACCTGAATTAGTTTATTGTCGATGTCAAAGGTACCTCCTCAGCGCATCAGTGCGCTCTTTCACGTCTTTAAGTTGTTCGATTGTTATCATCTCTGATTTATTATTATTTTTTTGAGGCTGCAAAGATAAGGATTATTTTATTAGCTATAAAAGAGATAAACCAAAATAGTTCATTATAACAATGATATACAATAAAAAAGACAGCAACAAACTAAATTTGCTGCTGTCCAAAAAAATCAATTTTTAATTACTAAATTATTAGATGATTAGATTATGTAAGATTTCTTATTTATAAATAGGACCATAATTAGCACAAGCACGATAATCAGCCCCCTCTTTATCCATACCAAAAGCATTCCATGCAGCAGGACGGAATAATTCATCCTCATTTACATTATGCATACATACAGGAATACGAAGAATTGAAGCTAAAGTAATTAAATCCTTACCAATGTGGCCATAACTAATGGCACCATGATTTGCTCCCCAGTTATTCATTACAGAATATACATCCTTGAACGCTGGTTTATCACACAATCTAGGAACAAACCATGTAGTAGGCCATGTTTTATCAGTACGGAGATTAAGCGCTTCGTGAATATCGGAATCAATTTCTACAGTCCATCCTTCAGCAATCTGGAGCACAGGTCCCAAACCTTTTACCAAGTTAAGACGCATCATGGTTACAGGCATACCTCCTTTAGATAAGAAGTTTGAAGAATAGCCACCTCCACGGAAATAATCACGGTTGGCAGGATACCATGTAGTAGCAGCCAAACAATCTTCTACTTCTTTTTCAGTTATTTCCCAAGCCGGTTTCATGGCAGGTTGTCCATCTTTTGTTTGCTGTCCGGTACCATCCAAAGTAGTTGCACCAGAATTTATCAAATGGATTATACCATTAGCAGCCAATCCGGTCAGTTTCTTTCCAGTCACTCTTTCTACAGCTTCCGGACTCCAGAAAGTACGTACATCAGAGAATATCTGAGCAGTCTGAGTAAGCAAATGTCCAAATAGCATGGCAACACCATTGCATGCATCATTTTCTGTTGCAAGAACAAAGGCTTCACGTATGCCGTTCCAATCGAAAGAAGTATTAAGCAAAGCTTCAGAGAAATCACCATTCGGCATAAAATCTGTCCACTGACGCTGTCCTTGGAAACCACCAGCAATAGTATTATGTCCCAACGCTTCTTCTTTGAAACCCAACTCTCTTAGTTTAGGATTACCTTGCATCAAATCACGTATGATGATAGTCATTTTCACAACAAATTCCCAGTCAGCATCCTTAGCTTCACGTGTTTTTATCTTAGCAGGAACATTAAAATCAGTACCTTCATTCGGTTTACAGTATTTTTCTGTCCATTTCATCGCTTTTGCAAACTCCTCTTTATCATAGATGCCTTCATTTACCCGACGGATAATTTCACTCATATCTACCGATTCGTTACGCATACCTAAATATTCCTGAAAGAAATTAGCATCAACGATAGATCCGGCAATACCCATGGAAACACTACCTACAGAAAGATAAGATTTTCCTCTCATGGTAGCTACTGCCTGAGCAGCACGTGCAAAGCGAAGAAGTTTTTCAGCTACAT
Proteins encoded in this window:
- a CDS encoding porin codes for the protein MKKLTLLPLLGLLSVSVFAFAGEPGSASENKNVTPLFNLSQSDLKVSFGGRIQMDGAAYYGGDYQPLANGVGFRRVRLNTNASFGKNLSGKVEMDLAGGAFTLKDCFIKYDFLNGLNFRLGNFQEGFSMLTMTSSGDFLFIEHPNVVSAFSPEYHIGLQGAYQKGQFLGQAGVHFQKINGSTEKDYVDANLKAGQDEGVSYTFRTIWMPLSKTKDKGFHLGVAASYRTPKTDVGSGKVNTVRYSTASLSGIDKIKFMDTKDITSVNHDWLLGTELAAFSHGVRFQSEYILNQTHRMGNLATEKFNGYYAEVACLLFGGQQSYVASKGAFTQPLCGKEWGDIELAARFDRLDMNGKSVKGGDSKGYTVGINYYASKNLKFQLNYSYVDHDKYANAGGTVGVGYKSFDEVTKVPSEVIESFGKVGNDYSIVTLRAQLNF
- the prfB gene encoding peptide chain release factor 2 (programmed frameshift), translated to MITIEQLKDVKERTDALRRYLDIDNKLIQVEEEQLRTQAPGFWDDAKAAEAQMKKVKGIQGWIEGYNEMKTLADELELAFDFYKDELVTEAEVDENYAKAVEMLENLELKNMLREEADQLGCVLKINSGAGGTESQDWASMLMRMYMRWAEANNYKLTINNILDGDEAGIKTVTMQVEGDYAYGYLKGENGVHRLVRVSPFNAQGKRMTSFASVFVTPLVDDSIEIEINPADYTWDTFRSGGAGGQNVNKVETGVRIRYNYKDPDTGETREILIENTESRSQLDNRENAMRLLRSQLYDIALQKKMALQAKVEAGKKKIEWGSQIRSYVFDDRRVKDHRTNFQTSDVGGVMDGKIDGFIKAYLMEFASESEE
- the fucI gene encoding L-fucose isomerase, whose translation is MKNYPKIGIRPTIDARQDGVRESLEEKTMNLAKAVANLISSNLKNGDGSPVECVIADSTIGRVAETAACAQKFEREGVGATITVTSCWCYGAETMDMNPHYPKAVWGFNGTERPGAVYLAAVLAAHAQKGLPAFGIYGRDVQDLDDNTIPEDVAEKLLRFARAAQAVATMRGKSYLSVGSVSMGIAGSIVDANFFQEYLGMRNESVDMSEIIRRVNEGIYDKEEFAKAMKWTEKYCKPNEGTDFNVPAKIKTREAKDADWEFVVKMTIIIRDLMQGNPKLRELGFKEEALGHNTIAGGFQGQRQWTDFMPNGDFSEALLNTSFDWNGIREAFVLATENDACNGVAMLFGHLLTQTAQIFSDVRTFWSPEAVERVTGKKLTGLAANGIIHLINSGATTLDGTGQQTKDGQPAMKPAWEITEKEVEDCLAATTWYPANRDYFRGGGYSSNFLSKGGMPVTMMRLNLVKGLGPVLQIAEGWTVEIDSDIHEALNLRTDKTWPTTWFVPRLCDKPAFKDVYSVMNNWGANHGAISYGHIGKDLITLASILRIPVCMHNVNEDELFRPAAWNAFGMDKEGADYRACANYGPIYK